A genomic window from Haladaptatus caseinilyticus includes:
- the eif1A gene encoding translation initiation factor eIF-1A produces the protein MSDNSGRKNLRMPDDDEVFATVTNMLGANRVKVRCADGKERTARIPGKMQKRVWIREDDIVLVEPWDWQDEKADIKWRYDKQQADQLRQEGHIQ, from the coding sequence ATGAGTGACAACAGCGGACGCAAAAACCTCCGCATGCCAGACGACGATGAGGTATTCGCTACCGTCACCAACATGCTCGGTGCGAATCGCGTCAAAGTTCGGTGTGCAGACGGCAAGGAACGAACGGCCCGAATCCCCGGAAAGATGCAAAAGCGCGTCTGGATTCGAGAGGACGATATCGTGCTCGTAGAGCCATGGGACTGGCAGGACGAAAAGGCTGACATCAAATGGCGCTACGACAAACAGCAGGCCGACCAATTGCGTCAAGAAGGGCATATCCAATAG
- a CDS encoding glycoside hydrolase family 3 protein: protein MEENDTQSGEGHSRRTFMKATGAATAATTVGLSAREVEAEEHSMNALLKDMSIEEKAGQMIQPVVNSLDPEADSTFDDVSLIGDLITDVAAGSLLSGGSLPPTTDPQELVQKVNALQEYTIDNSPHGIPFFYGVDAVHGACYLDGATVFPHRLNMGATRDPDTIERAEQHTAAVLEATSCHETFAPTLELQRDPRWGRFFEGISEDPKVLSDISAARIRALESNDRVTSTVKHFAGYEVPENGNDRAAANVSMRDLRETLLPPFEVAIEEGPGMIMVNSGSVNGVPAHASRWLLTDVLRDEYGFEGVVISDWNDLFRMIDRHQYLPNTEEGRRSAVKVAIEAGLDMVMLGGGGLTPPEFVSHVRTLVSTGELSEKRIDRSVGRILELKRDLGLFENPYADSSDLTSLVGNDESMEVATDLARESMVLLKNDPVTEGDDSALPLSGNENVLVTGPGIDPETGIENRILMQYGGWTLGWQGIEGGSLTEGGPRPAGTTMVAELEAALGKGQLTHVPTDFDRSKWWSIPEDTTHENGKYGFTDRQRSAVESSAPDADVVVVVLGEGPHNEGFGDRDTLQLPATQREILQTVVKNTSDDTTIIGVEYAGSPRGNDETFRHLDALLFAGEPGSGGGKAIVETLFGENNPSGKLGFTWPRKAGHVPNYHNAWPSSRHEPLYPYGYGLSYTSFEYSNLTVTPSNVGKPDGCRTITVHVDVENTGDVAGDHIVEVFNTEFYGSVIARDNRVVGYERVRLDSGEKKTVSVDIDLKVLEVVPGDVPALAPKVVEEGEYKLAVDPDSDGSVTLTVRKTGSVGSARHVPGRFDMNGDGDVTVADVVEIYRLSKDE from the coding sequence ATGGAAGAAAACGACACACAGAGCGGCGAAGGTCACTCTCGACGGACGTTCATGAAAGCGACCGGAGCCGCAACTGCTGCGACGACGGTCGGTCTGAGCGCACGGGAAGTAGAAGCAGAGGAACACTCGATGAACGCGTTGCTGAAAGATATGTCCATCGAGGAGAAAGCGGGACAAATGATCCAGCCCGTGGTCAACAGTCTCGACCCCGAGGCGGATTCGACCTTCGACGACGTTTCCCTGATCGGTGATCTCATCACCGACGTGGCTGCCGGGTCGTTGCTCTCCGGCGGGTCGCTCCCTCCGACGACGGACCCACAGGAGTTAGTCCAGAAGGTCAATGCCCTTCAGGAGTATACGATCGACAACTCCCCGCACGGGATTCCGTTCTTCTACGGTGTCGATGCCGTGCACGGAGCTTGCTATCTCGACGGAGCAACCGTGTTTCCACATCGGCTCAACATGGGGGCGACACGCGACCCCGACACCATCGAACGTGCCGAGCAACACACTGCCGCGGTACTCGAAGCGACCAGTTGTCACGAAACGTTCGCTCCGACCCTCGAACTCCAACGCGACCCACGCTGGGGACGATTTTTCGAGGGAATCAGTGAAGACCCGAAGGTGCTTTCCGACATCTCGGCCGCCCGAATCCGGGCGCTCGAAAGCAACGACCGCGTCACGTCCACGGTCAAACACTTCGCTGGATATGAAGTCCCCGAAAATGGCAACGACCGTGCGGCCGCAAACGTCTCGATGCGCGACCTGCGGGAGACGCTACTTCCGCCGTTCGAGGTTGCCATCGAGGAAGGGCCCGGCATGATTATGGTTAACAGCGGCTCAGTCAACGGTGTTCCGGCGCACGCTTCACGGTGGCTGTTGACCGATGTTCTGCGGGATGAATACGGCTTCGAGGGTGTGGTAATCTCCGACTGGAACGACCTCTTCCGCATGATAGACCGTCACCAGTACTTGCCGAACACCGAGGAGGGCCGACGAAGCGCGGTAAAGGTAGCTATCGAAGCGGGATTGGATATGGTAATGCTCGGTGGCGGCGGTCTCACCCCTCCGGAGTTCGTCTCCCACGTTCGAACCCTCGTCTCTACCGGCGAACTCTCGGAGAAGCGCATCGACCGATCCGTCGGGCGTATCCTCGAACTAAAACGGGACCTCGGGCTGTTCGAGAACCCCTACGCCGATTCGTCCGATCTTACCTCCCTCGTCGGCAACGACGAGTCAATGGAGGTGGCGACCGACCTCGCCCGCGAGTCGATGGTCTTGCTGAAAAACGACCCAGTGACGGAGGGAGACGATTCGGCGCTACCGCTTTCGGGCAACGAAAACGTGCTGGTAACTGGGCCGGGAATCGACCCCGAAACCGGTATCGAGAACCGAATTCTGATGCAGTACGGCGGTTGGACGCTCGGTTGGCAGGGCATCGAGGGTGGGTCGCTCACGGAAGGTGGCCCCCGGCCAGCCGGGACGACGATGGTAGCGGAACTCGAAGCCGCGCTCGGAAAGGGACAACTCACGCACGTCCCGACGGACTTCGACCGCTCGAAGTGGTGGTCGATTCCCGAGGATACGACCCACGAGAACGGGAAGTACGGGTTCACGGACCGGCAGCGCAGCGCCGTCGAGAGTTCGGCTCCCGACGCGGACGTCGTCGTGGTCGTCCTCGGTGAAGGACCACACAATGAAGGGTTCGGTGACCGAGACACCCTTCAACTTCCAGCGACTCAGCGGGAGATTCTCCAGACCGTCGTCAAGAACACGAGCGATGACACGACTATCATCGGCGTGGAGTACGCGGGCAGTCCGCGGGGCAACGACGAAACTTTCCGCCATCTCGATGCACTGTTGTTCGCCGGTGAACCCGGCAGCGGTGGCGGCAAGGCCATCGTCGAGACGCTTTTCGGCGAGAACAACCCTTCCGGAAAGCTCGGCTTCACCTGGCCCCGAAAGGCCGGTCACGTACCGAACTACCACAATGCGTGGCCGTCGAGCCGACACGAACCGCTGTACCCTTACGGGTACGGGCTGAGCTATACCAGCTTCGAGTACTCCAATCTCACAGTCACACCGTCGAACGTCGGCAAACCGGACGGCTGCCGGACGATAACCGTCCACGTCGACGTCGAAAACACGGGTGACGTAGCGGGCGACCACATCGTGGAGGTGTTCAACACCGAGTTCTACGGTTCGGTCATCGCCCGTGATAACCGGGTGGTCGGTTACGAACGCGTCCGCTTAGATTCCGGCGAGAAAAAGACCGTTTCGGTCGACATCGATCTGAAAGTCCTGGAAGTCGTCCCGGGTGACGTCCCGGCACTGGCTCCGAAAGTAGTCGAGGAGGGCGAGTACAAGCTAGCCGTCGATCCGGATAGCGACGGGTCGGTCACGCTCACCGTTCGGAAGACCGGAAGCGTGGGAAGTGCGCGTCATGTTCCCGGCCGGTTCGACATGAACGGCGACGGTGACGTCACCGTCGCCGACGTCGTGGAGATATATCGGTTGTCGAAGGACGAGTAA
- a CDS encoding peptidoglycan recognition protein family protein: MEQKRRTVLKQLGAVGTVGLGSVGLSGTVSAHVQDPYADRWVAADSSNYTNDNKSASEINWVIIHVTQGSYGGTVSWFQNPDSDVSTQYVIRNSDGHATQMVHNEDSAWHGGGQNYSFHSIGIEHEGWVGETNFTDALYQKSANIVSWLCDTYGISKVHPTGVAPCDARDGSGIIGHHQVPESDCGYNDHTDPGSTWDWNYFMSLVNGSSGGGNRFVDGDRVTPTTNLNTREQPGTDQPIVATISPGEVGEIMNGPIDKDGYRWWGVHWLDRNVWGWSVERYLTDA; this comes from the coding sequence ATGGAGCAGAAAAGAAGAACGGTACTGAAGCAACTCGGAGCGGTCGGTACGGTCGGACTCGGTAGTGTCGGCTTATCCGGAACGGTGAGCGCGCACGTGCAAGACCCATACGCTGACAGATGGGTTGCGGCCGACTCCAGCAACTACACCAACGACAACAAGAGCGCGAGCGAAATCAACTGGGTTATCATCCACGTCACCCAGGGAAGCTACGGTGGAACCGTCAGCTGGTTCCAAAACCCCGACTCAGATGTGAGCACCCAATACGTGATTCGCAACTCCGACGGCCACGCGACCCAGATGGTTCACAATGAGGATAGCGCCTGGCACGGCGGGGGGCAAAACTACAGCTTCCATTCCATCGGCATCGAACACGAGGGCTGGGTCGGCGAGACGAACTTCACCGACGCGCTGTACCAGAAATCCGCCAACATCGTCAGCTGGCTCTGTGACACCTACGGTATCTCGAAAGTTCACCCGACCGGCGTCGCGCCGTGTGACGCCCGGGACGGAAGCGGTATCATCGGCCACCACCAGGTACCCGAGTCCGACTGCGGCTACAACGACCACACCGACCCCGGTTCGACGTGGGACTGGAACTACTTCATGAGCCTCGTCAACGGCAGTAGCGGCGGTGGAAACCGGTTCGTCGACGGCGACCGAGTCACGCCGACGACCAACCTAAACACGCGCGAACAGCCGGGAACCGACCAGCCGATCGTTGCCACGATTTCGCCCGGTGAAGTCGGCGAAATCATGAACGGCCCGATCGATAAAGACGGCTATCGCTGGTGGGGCGTCCACTGGCTCGACCGGAACGTGTGGGGTTGGTCCGTCGAGCGCTACCTCACCGACGCATAG
- a CDS encoding DUF7470 family protein codes for MLGKLGAKGIVGLLVLVAGIGVIALKSLIIAAGMGLVVVGFVLTAWGLVSGVLESFGMGAMMGGGNFE; via the coding sequence ATGCTCGGAAAACTCGGTGCGAAGGGTATCGTCGGTCTGCTCGTACTCGTCGCTGGAATCGGTGTCATCGCCCTCAAAAGTCTCATCATCGCGGCAGGGATGGGTCTAGTCGTCGTCGGCTTCGTCCTTACTGCATGGGGTCTCGTTTCGGGCGTGCTGGAGAGCTTCGGAATGGGTGCGATGATGGGCGGTGGCAATTTCGAATAG
- a CDS encoding DUF460 domain-containing protein: protein MSERTSALDVLVFGVDIQSGDVRGDSPSYALVVYDGEQVDRDVVSYRKLRRLIERDEPALVATDNMYELAKNKDALVHFLRGLPDGTRLVQVTGAERPEPLSRVASRHGVPYGKKPMREAEAAARLAAMNIGYEVTAFTDTTRVKVSRGRSTGKGGWSEDRFTRRIHGSVKETSRKVESEIRSAGLEYEREVTEKYGGYSNAIFEVTARPGDIPVSSRRSGDVRVEIDRLRRDGIEFEPLVKRRDHVIVGIDPGTTTAVALTGLDGSLLDVWSTRTADTADVIEWIIERGRPIIVAADVTPMPETVEKIRRSFDAAPWTPQRDLPIDEKQHRTREENYDNDHQRDAMAAAFFAFDGHEDQFERIARKVPAGMSPSEVTARVVAGEESVESVVKDLSDDPEPEEEQSEHTVRELSAEEKRIKQLESQVERLQSHTDDLRETVEEKDDRIEELERELSDAKREERENVRARREISRLQRENNRLDDELDERDETIKELEGKLARLKELWKLDHSNFSDVAERKAGLVAVKPIDKFTNDAIDSAHESYGLAEDDVIYLRDASGAGRSTAQRLADIGPRVVLKAGGISDVADEVLFDHEIPVGPASDVTIQEIDELAVARESEVETVIDDWRNQAEDRRKEEKTDQLDQLISEHRAERRADERRSSSSSSSSSFGN, encoded by the coding sequence GTGAGCGAGCGAACGAGTGCTCTCGACGTTCTCGTCTTCGGGGTTGACATCCAAAGCGGGGACGTCCGAGGTGATTCTCCCTCTTACGCGCTCGTCGTCTACGATGGCGAGCAGGTAGACCGTGACGTCGTTTCTTACCGCAAACTTCGGCGACTCATCGAGCGCGACGAACCCGCGCTCGTGGCGACGGACAACATGTACGAACTCGCCAAGAACAAGGACGCGCTCGTCCATTTTCTCCGTGGACTTCCGGACGGGACGCGACTCGTCCAAGTGACTGGTGCGGAACGGCCGGAACCGCTCTCCCGGGTCGCATCCAGGCACGGGGTACCCTACGGAAAGAAGCCGATGCGCGAGGCGGAAGCGGCGGCCCGTCTCGCCGCGATGAATATCGGTTACGAGGTGACCGCCTTCACCGACACCACCCGAGTCAAAGTCTCCCGCGGGCGTTCGACTGGAAAAGGTGGGTGGAGCGAAGACCGCTTCACCCGTCGAATTCACGGCTCCGTCAAGGAAACGTCTCGAAAAGTCGAATCCGAAATCCGGAGTGCCGGACTGGAGTACGAACGTGAGGTCACGGAGAAGTACGGCGGCTACTCCAACGCGATCTTCGAAGTGACTGCTCGACCGGGCGACATCCCCGTTTCGTCTAGACGGTCCGGCGACGTACGTGTCGAAATAGACCGACTGAGGCGGGATGGAATCGAGTTCGAACCCCTCGTCAAACGCAGGGATCACGTCATCGTCGGCATCGACCCCGGAACGACGACAGCAGTGGCACTGACCGGTTTGGACGGCTCGCTCCTCGACGTATGGAGCACTCGAACCGCCGACACCGCCGACGTTATCGAGTGGATAATCGAGCGTGGACGACCGATTATCGTCGCGGCGGACGTGACCCCGATGCCGGAAACCGTCGAGAAGATTCGACGAAGCTTCGACGCGGCACCGTGGACACCGCAACGTGACCTTCCGATAGACGAAAAACAACACCGGACCCGTGAGGAAAACTACGACAACGACCACCAGCGTGACGCGATGGCCGCGGCATTCTTCGCGTTCGACGGCCACGAGGACCAGTTCGAACGTATCGCGCGGAAAGTCCCGGCAGGGATGAGTCCGAGCGAGGTGACCGCCCGTGTGGTTGCAGGCGAGGAGAGCGTCGAAAGCGTCGTCAAAGACCTCTCCGACGACCCGGAGCCGGAGGAAGAGCAGTCGGAACACACGGTTCGGGAACTCTCCGCCGAGGAAAAACGCATCAAGCAGCTCGAATCGCAGGTCGAGCGACTGCAATCGCATACGGACGACCTTCGGGAAACGGTCGAGGAGAAAGACGACCGAATCGAAGAACTCGAACGCGAACTCTCGGACGCGAAACGGGAGGAACGAGAGAACGTCCGCGCCAGACGCGAAATATCACGACTCCAGCGCGAGAACAACCGACTCGACGACGAACTGGACGAGCGCGACGAGACGATCAAGGAGCTGGAGGGTAAACTCGCCCGCCTCAAGGAACTGTGGAAGCTCGACCACTCGAACTTCAGCGACGTGGCGGAACGAAAAGCCGGACTGGTCGCCGTCAAACCCATCGACAAGTTCACCAACGACGCCATCGATTCCGCACACGAAAGTTACGGACTCGCCGAAGATGACGTGATTTATCTCCGCGACGCGAGCGGAGCGGGACGTTCGACCGCCCAGCGACTCGCGGACATCGGTCCGCGAGTCGTGCTCAAAGCAGGGGGTATCTCGGACGTGGCGGACGAGGTGCTGTTCGACCACGAGATTCCGGTCGGTCCGGCGAGCGACGTGACGATTCAGGAAATCGACGAACTCGCCGTCGCGCGTGAATCCGAAGTCGAAACCGTCATTGACGACTGGCGCAACCAGGCGGAAGATCGCCGCAAAGAGGAAAAGACGGACCAACTCGATCAACTCATCAGCGAACACCGCGCCGAGCGCCGGGCCGACGAACGACGGTCGTCCTCGTCATCATCTTCGTCCTCGTTCGGTAACTAA
- a CDS encoding DUF7282 domain-containing protein: MTRIPRTVSATFVAVLVVLAGGVAISLGATGQADTASEMRVTDLQGESQSNVTINEQQSDGETIVIESVTVPEGGFVAIHDETLLEGNVVGSVLGNSVYLEPGTHENVTVTLARPITESQTLIAMPHQDTNANEVYGFVISNGTVDGPYTANGEVITDDAEITVGEAEEPPADNETNQTNELVFQVDSLNIDEWSFVVGDSTEPDRTETISGVDLQDETVRVNVTALLENESTQDVIERGQNVSQEDVQTAVEESDVTVPSDLETVRVELRDISIENSTIVVELPSNLSVPAIPGQPGVPEQPQELDANVTFEDQTTSGETVTIDSVTMSEGGFVAIHDETLLDGNVIGSVVGSSEYLEPGTHENVTVTLDEPLNESQPLIAMPHLDTNDNEVYDFVTSEGAEDLPYVVDGEIVVDQANVTVEGGAETTTVAETTTAEQPPAAETTTAEETTTAANETTATEETTTAEATTTAEADGQVSNVSNLGPSLDVENLEAPLNATVGETIKVSATITNPTDQELTQNVDFRLEGTVVERKEVSLGPGESVDVTYCIDTSDVEPGTYTHGVYTENFGELASITIEAAEGTTTAANETTTVAETTTVAEEKTTAVEEATTAAAEETTTVANETTVAEETTVAEETTVAEETTTVANETTAVGGTTVVSNRTTEAGTATTAANETSA, translated from the coding sequence ATGACACGAATCCCGAGAACTGTTAGTGCCACATTCGTGGCTGTTCTCGTGGTACTTGCCGGCGGTGTAGCGATATCGCTGGGAGCCACAGGACAGGCGGATACAGCATCAGAAATGCGGGTTACAGACCTGCAGGGGGAATCACAATCGAACGTAACTATCAACGAACAACAGAGCGACGGCGAAACCATCGTCATCGAATCGGTTACCGTTCCGGAGGGCGGCTTCGTCGCGATTCACGACGAAACGCTCCTCGAAGGGAACGTCGTGGGCAGCGTGCTCGGTAACTCGGTGTATCTCGAACCCGGGACGCACGAAAACGTCACCGTGACGCTTGCGCGCCCGATTACCGAGAGCCAGACGCTCATCGCCATGCCGCACCAGGACACCAACGCGAACGAGGTGTACGGTTTCGTCATCAGTAACGGAACCGTCGATGGGCCATACACGGCAAACGGTGAGGTCATCACCGACGACGCGGAAATCACCGTCGGTGAAGCCGAAGAACCACCAGCCGACAACGAGACGAATCAGACGAACGAACTCGTCTTCCAAGTCGATTCGCTGAACATCGACGAGTGGTCGTTCGTGGTCGGCGACAGCACCGAACCGGACCGCACCGAGACGATCAGCGGCGTTGACTTGCAGGACGAGACGGTTCGCGTCAACGTGACTGCCCTGCTCGAAAACGAATCGACGCAGGACGTCATCGAACGTGGCCAGAACGTCTCGCAAGAGGACGTCCAGACAGCCGTGGAAGAGTCCGACGTGACGGTTCCGAGCGACCTCGAAACCGTCCGGGTCGAACTCCGCGACATCTCCATCGAGAACTCGACCATCGTCGTTGAGCTTCCATCGAATCTGAGCGTTCCGGCGATACCGGGACAACCCGGTGTCCCCGAACAACCGCAGGAGCTCGATGCGAACGTGACCTTCGAAGACCAAACTACGAGCGGAGAGACCGTCACCATCGACTCGGTTACCATGTCTGAGGGTGGCTTCGTCGCGATTCACGACGAGACTCTGCTCGATGGAAACGTCATCGGAAGCGTCGTCGGTTCGTCGGAGTATCTCGAACCCGGGACGCACGAAAACGTCACCGTGACCCTCGACGAACCGCTGAACGAAAGTCAGCCGCTCATCGCCATGCCGCACCTCGACACCAACGATAACGAGGTCTACGACTTCGTCACGTCCGAGGGAGCCGAAGACCTCCCGTACGTCGTGGACGGCGAAATCGTGGTTGACCAGGCGAACGTGACCGTCGAAGGTGGTGCGGAAACGACGACGGTCGCGGAGACGACGACGGCCGAACAACCTCCGGCAGCGGAAACGACCACTGCTGAGGAGACGACCACTGCCGCGAACGAGACGACGGCCACCGAGGAGACGACGACTGCGGAAGCGACCACCACTGCCGAAGCGGATGGTCAGGTCAGCAATGTCTCCAACCTCGGACCGTCGCTCGACGTGGAGAACCTCGAAGCGCCGCTCAACGCGACTGTTGGCGAAACTATCAAGGTAAGCGCGACGATCACCAACCCTACCGATCAGGAACTCACGCAAAACGTTGATTTCCGGTTGGAGGGCACCGTGGTCGAGCGCAAAGAAGTATCGCTCGGACCCGGTGAAAGCGTGGACGTGACGTACTGTATCGACACCAGCGACGTCGAACCCGGTACGTACACCCACGGCGTCTACACCGAAAACTTCGGCGAACTCGCCTCGATCACGATCGAGGCCGCCGAGGGAACCACGACGGCCGCGAACGAGACGACGACTGTCGCAGAGACGACCACCGTTGCTGAAGAGAAGACGACCGCTGTTGAAGAGGCGACGACTGCTGCTGCTGAAGAGACGACCACTGTTGCGAACGAAACCACTGTTGCCGAAGAGACGACCGTTGCCGAAGAGACGACCGTTGCCGAAGAGACGACCACTGTTGCGAACGAAACCACTGCTGTCGGAGGGACGACAGTGGTTTCGAACAGGACGACTGAAGCTGGCACTGCGACGACCGCTGCGAACGAGACGAGCGCATAA
- a CDS encoding nitroreductase family protein produces the protein MSQNLSTEEFDVDHDAEFPAVIEALHTRRSGHNYDPDMDIDEETLEELIRDAAIAPSSYNLQPWEFVAVQDEERLDEIVDIAYGQEHIRDAGTAILVVGHTDAKTADSVFDEWVEAGRMDEETAAETKAQTVGMYDDDQLGRDYAIRNASLAAENLMLSAHARGLTATPMIGFDQERIAEFLDLPDDEIPVMLLAVGPSGGEEPERLPRRSVEEILHKESY, from the coding sequence ATGTCGCAAAACCTGTCCACCGAAGAGTTCGACGTTGACCACGACGCAGAGTTCCCGGCCGTTATCGAGGCACTTCACACACGCCGGTCAGGGCACAATTACGACCCCGACATGGACATCGACGAAGAAACGTTGGAAGAACTGATTCGGGATGCAGCCATCGCCCCGTCGTCCTACAACCTCCAACCGTGGGAGTTCGTCGCCGTGCAGGACGAGGAGCGACTGGACGAAATCGTCGACATCGCGTATGGCCAAGAGCATATCCGCGATGCCGGAACCGCGATTCTCGTCGTCGGTCATACCGACGCGAAGACGGCGGACAGCGTCTTCGACGAGTGGGTCGAAGCGGGTCGAATGGACGAGGAAACGGCCGCGGAGACGAAGGCCCAGACCGTTGGAATGTACGATGACGACCAACTGGGTCGCGACTACGCGATTCGAAACGCGAGCCTTGCCGCCGAAAATCTCATGCTTTCCGCGCACGCGCGCGGGCTGACGGCGACCCCGATGATCGGTTTCGACCAGGAGCGAATCGCCGAGTTCCTCGACCTGCCGGACGACGAGATTCCGGTGATGCTTCTCGCGGTCGGACCGAGCGGCGGGGAAGAACCCGAGCGTCTCCCGCGGCGAAGCGTCGAGGAAATTCTCCACAAGGAATCGTACTAA
- a CDS encoding tyrosine--tRNA ligase yields the protein MDTYELISRNADELVTEEEVRELANDPEGKRAYVGYEPSGVLHIGHMLTANKLIDLQEAGFEVVILLADVHAYLNDKGTFEEIQETAARMKEQFIAYGLDEENTEFRFGSEFQMDDDYVLDLHSLELETTLNRASRAMAEIQSGESTKVSQAVYPLMQALDIEYLDLDLAIGGMEQRKVHMLARDTLPSIGYDSPTCIHTPLIADLGSGEGKMSSSKGVTISMEDSTEDIEEKVNSAFCPPTRDPEGDLENPVLQIFEYHVFPRFQEVVVERPDKYGGNLEYDDYQSLEDDLESGELHPADAKSALASYLDDLIAPGREKIRQAE from the coding sequence ATGGACACTTACGAGTTAATCTCCCGGAACGCCGACGAATTGGTGACCGAGGAGGAGGTGCGCGAACTCGCGAACGACCCCGAAGGAAAGCGCGCCTACGTCGGCTACGAGCCCTCCGGCGTGCTCCACATCGGGCACATGCTTACCGCGAACAAACTCATCGACTTACAGGAGGCCGGCTTCGAAGTCGTCATCCTCCTCGCCGACGTTCACGCCTACCTGAACGATAAGGGGACGTTCGAGGAAATTCAGGAGACGGCAGCGCGTATGAAAGAACAGTTCATCGCCTACGGGCTGGACGAGGAGAACACCGAGTTCCGGTTCGGATCCGAGTTCCAGATGGACGACGACTACGTCCTCGACTTGCACAGCCTCGAACTGGAGACGACGCTCAACCGGGCAAGCCGAGCGATGGCCGAGATTCAGAGCGGCGAATCCACGAAAGTCTCACAGGCGGTGTACCCCCTGATGCAGGCGCTCGACATCGAATATCTCGATTTGGACCTCGCAATCGGCGGCATGGAACAGCGGAAAGTCCACATGCTCGCCCGCGACACGCTCCCGAGCATCGGCTACGATTCCCCGACCTGTATCCATACGCCGCTCATCGCCGATCTCGGCTCCGGCGAGGGCAAGATGTCCTCCAGCAAAGGCGTCACTATCTCGATGGAGGATTCGACCGAGGACATCGAGGAAAAGGTCAACTCGGCGTTCTGTCCGCCGACGCGCGACCCAGAGGGTGACCTCGAAAATCCCGTCCTCCAGATCTTCGAATACCACGTCTTCCCGCGCTTCCAGGAGGTCGTGGTCGAACGCCCCGACAAGTACGGTGGCAACCTCGAATACGACGACTACCAGTCGCTCGAAGATGACTTGGAAAGCGGCGAACTGCATCCGGCCGACGCGAAAAGCGCGCTCGCGAGCTACTTGGACGACCTCATCGCGCCCGGGCGGGAAAAGATCCGGCAGGCCGAATAG
- the rnz gene encoding ribonuclease Z: MSMRVTFLGTSGAVPTTERNPSAILVNREGDRLLFDAAEGTQRQMMRFGTGFTISDLFISHLHGDHVLGIPGLVQTWNFNDRDDPLMIYTPRGTGDDIDTLVHAVGSQPSFPIHITEVAPGEVAVRRDEYEVRAFRTDHETNSLGYALVEDDRKGRFDREHAEELGVPVGPKFQQLHAGNPVELDDGTVVNPEQVVGDPRPGRKFVYTADTRPSEQVVSIAEDADLLVHDATFADDRADRARKTAHSTAAQAGNIAQRAGTVRLALMHVSSRYAGDVSAHLREAREEFDGEVFAPDDGDIVEVPYPDE; encoded by the coding sequence ATGTCGATGCGAGTCACCTTCCTCGGAACCAGTGGGGCAGTGCCGACGACGGAGCGTAACCCGAGTGCCATCCTCGTCAACCGGGAAGGCGACCGTCTGCTGTTCGACGCCGCCGAGGGCACCCAACGTCAGATGATGCGCTTCGGGACGGGCTTTACCATCTCTGACCTGTTCATCTCGCACCTTCATGGCGACCACGTCCTCGGGATTCCGGGTCTCGTCCAGACGTGGAATTTCAACGACCGAGACGACCCGCTGATGATTTACACGCCGCGTGGAACCGGCGACGATATCGACACGCTCGTTCATGCGGTGGGCAGTCAGCCGTCGTTCCCGATTCACATCACGGAAGTCGCGCCGGGCGAAGTAGCAGTCCGCCGCGACGAATACGAAGTTCGCGCGTTTCGCACCGATCACGAAACGAACTCCCTCGGCTACGCGCTGGTCGAAGACGACCGAAAGGGTCGCTTCGACCGCGAACACGCCGAAGAACTCGGCGTCCCCGTCGGCCCGAAGTTCCAGCAACTCCACGCCGGAAATCCGGTCGAACTCGACGACGGAACCGTCGTCAATCCCGAACAAGTCGTCGGCGACCCACGTCCCGGGCGCAAATTCGTCTACACCGCGGACACGCGCCCGTCGGAGCAAGTCGTTTCCATAGCCGAAGATGCGGACCTGCTCGTCCACGATGCGACCTTCGCCGATGACCGAGCGGATCGTGCGAGGAAAACGGCCCACTCGACCGCGGCACAGGCCGGAAACATCGCTCAACGAGCAGGGACGGTTCGACTCGCACTCATGCACGTTTCCTCACGCTACGCGGGCGACGTTTCGGCCCACCTCCGGGAAGCCCGCGAGGAGTTCGACGGCGAGGTGTTCGCCCCCGACGACGGCGATATCGTCGAAGTACCGTATCCGGACGAGTAG